A part of Citrifermentans bremense genomic DNA contains:
- a CDS encoding indolepyruvate ferredoxin oxidoreductase subunit alpha encodes MGRIVIDELRCKGCGICTIACPRKLIRLCEKVNIQGYAPAEAPNQELCTGCALCAEICPDVAITVFK; translated from the coding sequence ATGGGACGAATTGTAATAGACGAATTGAGATGCAAAGGATGCGGTATCTGCACCATTGCTTGCCCAAGAAAGCTGATCAGGCTGTGCGAGAAGGTCAATATCCAGGGGTACGCCCCCGCTGAGGCTCCCAATCAGGAACTCTGCACTGGCTGTGCTCTCTGCGCCGAGATTTGTCCTGACGTAGCCATAACTGTCTTCAAATAA
- a CDS encoding 3-methyl-2-oxobutanoate dehydrogenase subunit VorB, whose protein sequence is MSKRLFVKGNEAAAMGAVAAGCRYYFGYPITPQSDIPEYLSRELPKLNGEFIQAESEIGAINMLLGASATGVRAMTSSSSPGISLKQEGISYMAGAELPGVIINISRSGPGLGGIDASQSDYFQSVKGGGHGGYHIPVLAPNSVQEMYDLTLHAFDLADLYRTPVMILGDSVVGQMKEALVPNPRPVRELPEKGWAVRGKGSEEQRVVKSLFLGDGELEAHNWRLHAKYQVMKEKECISEEFETADAKLIVTGFGSVSRIAQTAVAMAREEGLKVGLFRPVTLFPFPEKALAEAAGRAGRVLVIELNTGQMVEDVRLSVGAAAQVSFYGRPPGAGSLPSPEELLDVIRKNYDQAAK, encoded by the coding sequence TTGTCAAAACGACTCTTTGTAAAGGGTAACGAGGCCGCCGCCATGGGGGCCGTAGCTGCAGGGTGCCGCTACTACTTCGGGTATCCCATCACCCCGCAAAGCGACATCCCGGAATACCTCTCGCGGGAGCTCCCCAAGCTGAACGGGGAGTTCATCCAGGCCGAGAGCGAGATCGGTGCCATCAACATGCTCCTTGGCGCCTCCGCCACTGGCGTGCGCGCCATGACTTCCTCTTCCAGCCCCGGCATCTCCTTGAAGCAGGAGGGGATCTCCTACATGGCGGGCGCGGAGCTTCCCGGCGTCATCATCAACATCTCCCGTTCCGGCCCGGGCTTGGGCGGAATCGATGCCTCGCAATCCGATTACTTCCAGTCCGTAAAAGGAGGAGGGCACGGCGGCTACCACATCCCGGTGCTCGCCCCTAACTCGGTGCAGGAGATGTACGACCTGACCCTGCACGCCTTCGACCTGGCGGACCTTTACCGCACACCGGTCATGATCCTGGGGGATTCGGTGGTAGGCCAGATGAAGGAGGCCCTCGTTCCCAACCCGCGCCCGGTGCGCGAGCTTCCCGAGAAAGGATGGGCGGTCCGGGGCAAGGGTAGCGAGGAGCAGAGGGTGGTGAAGTCCCTGTTCCTTGGAGACGGAGAACTTGAGGCGCACAACTGGCGCCTGCACGCGAAGTACCAGGTGATGAAGGAGAAGGAGTGCATCTCCGAGGAGTTCGAGACCGCCGACGCGAAACTGATCGTGACCGGTTTCGGCTCCGTCTCGAGGATCGCCCAGACCGCGGTCGCCATGGCGCGTGAAGAAGGGCTCAAGGTAGGACTGTTCCGCCCGGTGACGCTCTTCCCCTTCCCCGAGAAAGCGCTGGCCGAGGCTGCCGGGCGTGCTGGCCGCGTGCTGGTGATCGAGCTCAACACCGGACAGATGGTCGAAGACGTCCGCCTGAGCGTAGGCGCTGCGGCCCAGGTCTCCTTCTACGGCAGGCCGCCGGGGGCTGGCTCCCTCCCCTCGCCGGAGGAGCTCCTCGACGTCATCAGGAAGAACTACGACCAGGCGGCCAAGTAG
- a CDS encoding thiamine pyrophosphate-dependent enzyme, protein MQQVFKRPQSLKDVQTHFCPGCHHGTIHRLVADAMDLHGVQERTIGVASVGCSVFLYGYFDIDVVEAPHGRAPAVATGVKRAKPGNFVFTYQGDGDLAAIGTAEIIHAANRGEDITVIFVNNTTYGMTGGQMAPTTLVGQKTSTSPYGRDKSKDGSPIKMAELMAQLGGVAYSARVAVDSPKHVLEAKKVIREAFGYQVQGKGFSFVEVLSACPTNWGMNPLKANARVGEEMIPYFQLGVFKKEEA, encoded by the coding sequence ATGCAACAGGTTTTCAAGAGACCGCAAAGCTTGAAGGACGTGCAGACCCATTTCTGCCCCGGGTGCCATCACGGCACCATCCACCGCCTGGTGGCAGACGCCATGGACCTCCACGGCGTGCAGGAGCGGACCATCGGGGTGGCGTCGGTCGGCTGTTCCGTCTTTCTCTACGGCTACTTCGACATCGACGTGGTCGAGGCTCCCCACGGGCGCGCGCCCGCGGTAGCCACCGGCGTCAAGCGCGCCAAGCCCGGCAACTTCGTTTTCACCTACCAGGGGGATGGCGACCTTGCTGCCATCGGGACCGCCGAAATCATCCACGCCGCCAACCGGGGCGAGGACATCACGGTCATCTTCGTCAACAACACGACCTACGGCATGACCGGCGGCCAGATGGCTCCGACCACGCTGGTCGGGCAGAAGACCTCCACCTCCCCTTACGGCAGGGACAAGTCCAAGGACGGCTCTCCGATCAAGATGGCGGAGCTGATGGCGCAACTGGGCGGGGTGGCGTATTCGGCCCGCGTCGCTGTGGATTCTCCCAAGCATGTCCTGGAGGCGAAGAAGGTGATTCGGGAGGCGTTCGGCTACCAGGTCCAGGGTAAGGGCTTCTCCTTCGTGGAGGTCCTTTCCGCCTGCCCGACCAACTGGGGGATGAACCCGCTGAAGGCGAACGCAAGGGTCGGCGAGGAGATGATCCCTTATTTCCAGCTGGGCGTCTTCAAGAAGGAAGAGGCGTAG
- a CDS encoding 2-oxoacid:acceptor oxidoreductase family protein, producing MRKDVLIAGFGGQGVLLAGNLLSYAAIEEGKNVSYFPAYGVEKRGGSATCTVVIADGSVGSPVVGQPSMLVVLNQASLERFGARVRPGGVCIVNSSLVDVSTLGRDDIRVIPIPMNEIATELGDPRMVNMVALGAYVAVSGAVELATLAGSLKEALPERNHKYIPANVKAIETGARIALEKTA from the coding sequence ATGCGTAAAGATGTGTTGATAGCGGGCTTCGGCGGCCAGGGTGTGCTCTTGGCCGGGAACCTGCTCTCCTATGCCGCGATAGAAGAAGGAAAAAACGTCAGCTATTTCCCCGCTTACGGGGTCGAAAAGCGCGGTGGCTCCGCCACCTGCACCGTGGTCATCGCTGACGGCTCGGTAGGCTCCCCCGTGGTCGGGCAGCCCTCGATGCTCGTGGTGCTGAACCAGGCGTCGCTGGAGCGCTTCGGCGCCCGTGTCCGCCCGGGCGGCGTCTGCATCGTCAATTCGTCGCTCGTCGACGTCTCGACCCTCGGGAGGGACGACATACGGGTGATCCCGATCCCGATGAACGAGATCGCCACCGAGCTCGGTGATCCCAGGATGGTCAACATGGTGGCACTTGGCGCCTATGTCGCGGTTTCCGGCGCGGTAGAGCTCGCCACCCTGGCGGGCTCGCTCAAGGAGGCGCTGCCGGAGCGAAACCACAAGTACATCCCGGCCAACGTCAAGGCGATCGAAACAGGCGCCCGGATCGCACTGGAAAAAACAGCTTGA
- a CDS encoding phosphatase PAP2 family protein, translating into MFPSPLYAGETLFNSGAAIKEELGRLGSEGKLFLKAPVDPYLVQTGAAAGLFTVAYIFDKQLSSNGTHHGVLRGITDVGSDASNPFLHLGVAAAVYTAGAASGNDGVMELGEEMGEALVLADSATFVLKGAIGRGRPYQTESKSSFRPFQYRGGYDSLPSMHTASSFALAHVAASHSESFSAKLACYAAAGVAGFSRVYQGKHWASDVLVGAAIGELAGDAVTRYRALQPGKVSIAPMTIDGNPALALMGKF; encoded by the coding sequence ATGTTCCCATCCCCGCTGTATGCCGGGGAAACCCTCTTCAACAGCGGAGCGGCGATCAAGGAGGAACTGGGGCGCCTGGGCTCGGAAGGAAAGCTATTCCTGAAAGCCCCAGTCGACCCCTACCTGGTTCAGACCGGAGCCGCGGCCGGCCTCTTTACAGTTGCCTACATCTTCGACAAACAGCTTAGCTCGAACGGCACGCACCACGGCGTCCTTAGGGGTATCACCGACGTCGGCAGCGACGCAAGCAACCCCTTTCTCCACCTGGGGGTGGCTGCGGCGGTCTATACCGCCGGGGCCGCTTCCGGCAATGACGGTGTGATGGAGCTTGGGGAGGAGATGGGGGAGGCGCTTGTGCTGGCCGATAGTGCCACTTTCGTGCTCAAGGGGGCCATCGGCCGCGGGCGCCCCTACCAGACCGAGAGCAAGTCCAGTTTCCGCCCCTTCCAGTACCGCGGGGGATACGACTCGCTCCCCTCGATGCACACGGCGAGTTCTTTCGCCCTGGCCCACGTGGCCGCCTCCCACAGCGAAAGCTTCTCGGCGAAGCTCGCCTGTTACGCCGCGGCGGGCGTCGCCGGTTTCTCCAGGGTCTACCAGGGGAAGCACTGGGCGAGCGACGTGCTGGTCGGGGCCGCCATCGGCGAACTCGCCGGGGACGCGGTGACGAGGTACCGCGCCCTGCAACCGGGCAAGGTGAGCATCGCCCCCATGACCATAGACGGCAACCCGGCGCTGGCGCTGATGGGAAAATTCTAG
- a CDS encoding HAD family hydrolase, with protein sequence MLNAVIFDFDGVIVDTEPLHYKAFQELLVPLGLGYSWEEYLDRYIGFDDRDAFREAFAVAGRQLSDEELKALIHGKAQAFLRIVSVGVAPYAGVVELIRSISGNLPLALCSGALRSDIDPILAQLCLSDSFDVMVTADEVAASKPDPESYRLAVKRLQEVFPGKVDAAASIAIEDTPAGIASATGAGLKVLAVTNSYPRERLTGACRVLNSLSGVDLEGLRLLV encoded by the coding sequence ATGCTTAACGCAGTGATCTTCGACTTTGACGGCGTCATCGTGGATACCGAGCCGCTGCACTACAAGGCGTTCCAGGAACTTTTGGTGCCGCTTGGCCTTGGGTATTCCTGGGAAGAATACCTGGACCGCTACATCGGCTTCGACGACCGGGACGCCTTCCGCGAGGCCTTCGCTGTCGCCGGGCGTCAACTCTCGGACGAAGAACTAAAGGCGCTGATTCACGGCAAGGCACAGGCGTTTCTGCGTATCGTCTCGGTAGGCGTAGCCCCGTATGCCGGGGTGGTGGAGCTGATCCGCTCCATATCCGGGAACCTGCCGCTTGCCCTTTGCAGCGGCGCACTGCGCAGCGATATCGATCCGATCCTGGCCCAGCTCTGCCTCTCCGACTCCTTCGACGTGATGGTGACCGCGGACGAGGTGGCGGCCAGCAAGCCCGACCCGGAAAGCTACCGGCTGGCGGTAAAGCGGCTTCAGGAGGTCTTCCCCGGCAAGGTGGACGCCGCGGCCTCGATTGCCATCGAGGACACCCCGGCAGGAATCGCCTCGGCGACGGGCGCAGGGCTCAAGGTGCTGGCCGTGACCAACAGCTATCCCAGGGAGCGGCTCACCGGCGCCTGCCGGGTGCTCAATTCCCTGTCGGGAGTCGACCTCGAGGGGCTTCGCCTCCTCGTCTGA
- the hrpB gene encoding ATP-dependent helicase HrpB has product MLKPATIDAVLPQLAEALEQRNVAVLQAPPGAGKTTRVPLALMDAPFLKGGKIIMLEPRRLAAVNAARYMAQCLGEEVGRRVGYGIRFERKVSSATRIEVVTEGILARRLQSDPLLEGVSAVIFDEFHERSLTCDLSLALCRDVQLGLREDLRLLVMSATLDAEPVAKLLGGAPLITTSGREYPVEVRYLNNEPSGRLAETTCDAVVRALSETEGDILVFLPGAGDIRRCETLLQQKLGPQVMVAVLYGDLPFAAQERAILPADRRKVVLATNIAETSLTIEGVRVVVDSGFSRQLRFDPSTGLNRLDTMRISAASAKQRAGRAGRVAPGVCYRLWTEHTQKTLLPFTPPEIKVSDLAPLALDLAQWGVADPASLSFLDLPPAAHLAEGRALLQSLGAVDPRGNITALGKRMAALPMHPRLSAMLVGSLASGQAALACTLAAILSERDLLPRGSGTVSDSDLLDRLDALAERRDPQASRTVERLATYFRNALGVDGAGGHGDASAVGELLLMAYPDRVARERSPGSGRYLMANGSGARLSRRSNLRSQPFIVAVEVEGGGAEGEIHMASAVTLEAVRAGCAGAVARERRVFWDEREGRVVAREEERLGAVVLSERVVTPEKGEIGQALLGGILSGPGLSGLNWNDEARQFQNRVNFLRRVLPEEGLPDLSDRALAESLDRWLLPYLDGVRSLVHLARVDLREPLKGMLEWRQQRLVDDEAPTHLKVPSGSRIALEYPAEGDPFLAVKLQEMFGLAETPRVARGRVPVVIHLLSPARRPIQVTSDLKSFWNGAYREVCKELKGRYPKHPWPDDPWNAPATRHVKKRM; this is encoded by the coding sequence ATGCTTAAACCCGCCACCATAGATGCCGTCCTGCCGCAACTGGCCGAGGCGCTGGAGCAGCGCAACGTGGCCGTGCTTCAGGCCCCGCCGGGTGCCGGAAAGACTACGCGCGTACCCCTTGCACTCATGGACGCCCCCTTTCTCAAGGGTGGAAAGATCATCATGCTCGAGCCGCGCCGGTTGGCCGCCGTCAACGCCGCCCGTTACATGGCGCAGTGTCTGGGCGAAGAGGTGGGGAGGCGCGTAGGCTACGGCATCAGGTTCGAGCGCAAGGTTTCCTCCGCCACCCGTATCGAGGTTGTCACCGAGGGTATCCTAGCCCGGAGGCTGCAAAGCGACCCGCTGCTGGAAGGGGTGTCGGCGGTGATCTTCGACGAGTTCCACGAGCGGAGCCTTACCTGCGACCTTTCCCTGGCGCTTTGCCGGGACGTGCAGCTCGGGTTGCGCGAGGACCTCCGTCTCCTGGTCATGTCGGCTACGCTCGACGCCGAGCCGGTGGCTAAGCTTCTTGGCGGCGCGCCGCTCATAACCACTTCCGGGCGGGAGTACCCGGTGGAAGTCAGGTACCTGAATAACGAGCCTTCGGGGCGGCTGGCGGAAACCACCTGCGACGCCGTAGTCCGTGCCCTCTCCGAGACCGAAGGCGACATCCTCGTTTTCCTCCCCGGCGCCGGCGACATCAGGCGCTGCGAAACCCTGCTGCAGCAAAAACTCGGCCCCCAAGTCATGGTTGCCGTTCTCTACGGAGACCTCCCCTTTGCCGCGCAGGAGCGCGCCATCTTGCCGGCGGACCGGCGCAAGGTGGTCCTCGCTACCAACATCGCCGAGACCAGCCTCACCATAGAGGGGGTCCGGGTGGTGGTGGATTCCGGCTTCTCCCGGCAGCTTCGCTTCGATCCCTCGACCGGCTTGAACCGCCTGGACACCATGAGGATCTCGGCTGCCTCAGCGAAGCAGCGCGCCGGCCGTGCCGGCAGGGTCGCGCCCGGCGTCTGCTACCGCCTTTGGACCGAGCACACCCAAAAGACGCTCCTCCCTTTCACTCCCCCCGAAATTAAGGTTTCCGATCTTGCGCCGCTCGCCCTCGACCTCGCCCAGTGGGGTGTGGCCGATCCCGCTTCGCTTAGCTTTCTCGATCTGCCGCCGGCAGCCCATCTCGCCGAGGGGAGGGCGCTCTTGCAATCCCTGGGCGCAGTGGATCCTCGCGGGAACATCACCGCCCTCGGAAAGAGGATGGCGGCGCTTCCCATGCACCCGCGCTTGTCCGCCATGCTGGTCGGGTCGCTGGCGAGCGGGCAAGCTGCCCTTGCCTGCACCCTGGCGGCCATCCTCTCCGAGCGCGACCTCTTGCCGCGCGGCAGCGGAACCGTTTCCGACAGCGATCTCCTCGACCGTCTTGACGCCCTGGCCGAGCGCCGGGACCCGCAGGCGTCCCGCACCGTGGAAAGGCTCGCCACCTATTTCAGGAACGCCCTCGGAGTTGATGGGGCAGGCGGGCACGGCGATGCTTCAGCCGTGGGAGAGCTTCTGCTGATGGCTTATCCGGACCGCGTGGCGCGGGAGAGAAGCCCCGGCTCCGGCCGCTACCTGATGGCCAACGGCAGCGGCGCGCGCCTGTCGCGCAGAAGCAACCTGAGGTCGCAACCCTTCATCGTGGCGGTCGAGGTCGAGGGTGGCGGAGCGGAAGGTGAGATACATATGGCGAGCGCCGTGACGTTAGAAGCGGTGCGGGCAGGATGTGCTGGCGCCGTTGCGCGCGAGCGCCGGGTCTTTTGGGATGAGCGTGAGGGGAGGGTGGTGGCCCGCGAGGAGGAACGTCTAGGCGCCGTCGTCCTCTCCGAGCGGGTCGTGACTCCGGAAAAAGGGGAGATAGGCCAAGCCCTTTTGGGCGGCATCTTGTCCGGTCCCGGCCTGTCCGGGCTCAACTGGAACGACGAGGCACGGCAGTTTCAGAACCGGGTCAACTTCCTGCGCCGCGTGCTGCCGGAGGAGGGGCTGCCGGACCTGTCGGACCGGGCGCTGGCGGAGAGCCTGGATCGCTGGCTCCTTCCCTACCTCGACGGGGTGAGGTCGCTAGTCCACCTGGCGCGGGTGGACCTCCGGGAACCTTTGAAGGGGATGCTGGAGTGGCGGCAGCAAAGGCTCGTCGACGATGAGGCTCCGACGCATCTCAAGGTCCCCAGCGGCTCCCGCATCGCCCTGGAATACCCGGCGGAGGGGGACCCGTTTCTTGCCGTGAAACTGCAGGAGATGTTCGGGCTCGCCGAGACCCCCAGGGTAGCGCGGGGGAGGGTGCCGGTCGTGATCCACCTGCTGTCGCCTGCCCGCCGCCCGATCCAGGTGACCTCGGACCTGAAGAGCTTCTGGAACGGCGCCTACCGGGAGGTGTGCAAGGAGTTGAAGGGGCGCTACCCCAAGCACCCGTGGCCGGACGACCCCTGGAACGCGCCTGCTACGAGGCATGTGAAAAAGAGGATGTAA
- a CDS encoding M23 family metallopeptidase, translating to MRWKGTSWLARTTLLPAAVFCALCVSPAQADFFRYTGEDGVQTFTNIPTGGGAVRILREGKPKKTAKIQPDEALKRDPGFSGKDQRMPVQGTITSNVGLRHDPIDGGVRHHNGVDIAVPTGTRVKAIAAGKVVESAARGGYGNLVTIEHGGGMVSLYGHNAQLEVKIGDRVEAGQTVALSGSTGRSTGPHLHFELWKDGVNVTQTYLENGMGIPEVEDSIRSYLSKDGSLVFTNIR from the coding sequence ATGCGGTGGAAGGGAACATCATGGCTGGCACGCACAACGCTCCTGCCTGCTGCGGTGTTTTGCGCGCTTTGCGTCTCGCCCGCGCAAGCCGATTTTTTCCGCTACACAGGGGAAGACGGGGTGCAAACTTTCACCAACATCCCGACCGGCGGCGGCGCGGTCAGAATTCTGCGCGAGGGGAAGCCGAAAAAGACGGCGAAGATCCAACCGGACGAGGCACTGAAGAGGGATCCGGGTTTTTCCGGGAAAGACCAACGGATGCCGGTCCAGGGAACCATCACCTCCAACGTGGGGCTTCGCCACGACCCAATTGACGGCGGCGTGAGGCATCATAACGGGGTCGACATCGCCGTCCCGACCGGCACCAGGGTGAAGGCTATCGCGGCAGGCAAGGTGGTCGAGAGTGCTGCGCGCGGCGGATACGGTAATCTGGTTACCATCGAGCACGGAGGGGGAATGGTTTCCCTGTACGGGCACAATGCACAACTGGAGGTGAAGATCGGGGACCGGGTAGAGGCGGGGCAGACGGTCGCGCTCTCCGGCTCCACCGGGAGATCCACCGGACCGCATCTGCACTTCGAGCTCTGGAAGGACGGGGTTAACGTAACGCAGACTTACCTGGAGAACGGGATGGGAATCCCCGAGGTTGAGGACAGCATCAGGAGCTACCTCTCCAAGGACGGCTCGCTGGTATTCACCAACATAAGGTGA
- a CDS encoding glutamine synthetase III family protein, with protein sequence MFGQNVFNQSVMRERLPKGIYKNLKKTIDEGLPLDPSIADVVATAMKEWAVERGATHFTHWFQPMTGITAEKHDSFISPTDNGVLLDFSGKELVKGEPDASSFPSGGLRATFEARGYTAWDCTSPAFLKEEADVITLCIPTAFCSYTGEALDKKTPLLRSMEALSTQAVRVLKLFGNAGVTRVISTVGAEQEYFLVDKSFYLERPDLMMAGRTLFGAMSSKGQEMEDHYFGTIKERVLSYMKEVNEELWKLGVTAKTQHNEVAPGQFELAPIFENTNIATDHNQMVMEVLKRVALRHDMVCLLHEKPFAGVNGSGKHNNWSMSSNDGQNLLEPGHTPHENAQFLTFLMATIKAVDTYAGLLRCSCANAGNDHRLGANEAPPAIISIFLGEQLSDIIDQIVAGVAKSSSLSGHMDVGVNTLPSLPKDATDRNRTSPFAFTGNKFEFRMLGSSFSISGPNIIINTIIAEALKEFADVLEKSTNFDADLDKLLQETAKKHQRVIFNGNNYSDEWVQEAAKRGLPNLPNTPEALKELVSKEALEVFAAHSVFSEKEVHARYEIMLEQYIKTLNIEALTMIDMANHSIIPAAIEYSTTVANSVNAITAVSSKLDVSTQKELLEELCDKVVSMTVNAKVLEKALESAMNIADVEKQAAAFREEVFAKMLELRATGDVLEKIIAAKYWPLPTYREMLFVL encoded by the coding sequence ATGTTTGGGCAAAACGTGTTTAACCAGTCCGTCATGAGAGAAAGGCTGCCGAAAGGGATTTACAAGAACCTCAAGAAGACCATAGACGAAGGCCTGCCGCTGGACCCCTCCATCGCAGATGTTGTCGCAACGGCGATGAAAGAGTGGGCCGTCGAAAGAGGCGCAACCCATTTTACCCACTGGTTCCAGCCGATGACAGGTATCACAGCGGAAAAACATGACTCTTTTATTTCGCCGACTGACAATGGGGTGCTGCTGGACTTCTCAGGAAAGGAGCTGGTCAAGGGTGAGCCGGACGCTTCTTCCTTCCCCAGCGGTGGCTTGAGAGCGACATTCGAAGCCAGGGGGTATACCGCCTGGGACTGCACCTCGCCTGCTTTCCTGAAAGAAGAGGCTGACGTCATCACTCTTTGTATCCCTACCGCCTTCTGCTCCTACACCGGCGAAGCACTGGACAAGAAGACCCCTCTGCTCCGTTCCATGGAAGCGCTTTCGACGCAGGCGGTGCGTGTTCTCAAACTGTTCGGAAATGCCGGTGTCACCAGGGTTATCTCAACCGTCGGAGCTGAGCAGGAATACTTCCTGGTGGACAAGTCTTTCTACCTGGAAAGACCTGACCTGATGATGGCCGGGAGAACCCTTTTCGGCGCCATGTCCTCAAAAGGGCAGGAAATGGAAGACCACTACTTCGGCACTATCAAGGAAAGAGTGCTGTCGTACATGAAGGAAGTAAACGAAGAGCTGTGGAAACTTGGCGTTACTGCGAAGACCCAGCACAACGAGGTAGCACCGGGACAGTTTGAACTCGCGCCGATTTTCGAAAACACCAACATCGCCACCGACCACAACCAGATGGTCATGGAAGTTCTCAAGCGGGTCGCCCTCAGGCATGACATGGTCTGCCTGCTGCACGAAAAACCGTTTGCTGGCGTCAATGGGTCCGGCAAGCACAACAACTGGTCCATGAGCTCGAACGACGGACAGAACCTCCTTGAGCCGGGTCACACCCCGCATGAAAACGCCCAGTTCCTGACCTTCCTCATGGCGACCATCAAAGCCGTCGACACCTATGCCGGCCTTTTGCGCTGCTCCTGCGCCAACGCAGGCAACGACCATCGCCTGGGCGCCAACGAAGCACCTCCCGCGATCATCTCGATCTTCCTTGGCGAGCAGCTTTCCGACATCATCGACCAGATCGTGGCCGGCGTAGCAAAATCGTCCTCCCTGAGCGGCCACATGGATGTGGGTGTCAACACCCTTCCCTCGCTCCCCAAAGACGCCACGGACAGGAACAGGACCTCGCCGTTCGCCTTTACCGGCAACAAGTTCGAATTCAGGATGCTCGGCTCCTCCTTCTCGATTTCCGGGCCCAACATCATCATCAACACCATCATCGCCGAGGCGCTGAAGGAATTCGCTGACGTGCTGGAGAAATCCACCAACTTCGACGCTGACCTCGACAAACTGCTTCAGGAAACCGCGAAAAAACACCAGCGCGTGATCTTTAACGGCAACAACTACTCCGACGAGTGGGTTCAGGAAGCAGCCAAACGCGGCCTGCCGAATCTTCCCAACACTCCTGAGGCACTTAAGGAGCTGGTATCCAAGGAAGCACTCGAGGTGTTCGCCGCTCATAGCGTTTTCTCGGAAAAAGAAGTTCATGCGCGTTATGAGATAATGCTTGAGCAGTACATCAAGACCCTGAACATCGAAGCACTGACCATGATCGACATGGCGAACCACAGCATAATACCTGCCGCCATTGAATATTCGACAACCGTGGCAAACTCTGTCAACGCGATTACTGCGGTGTCCAGCAAGCTGGACGTTTCGACACAGAAGGAATTGCTGGAAGAACTCTGCGATAAGGTGGTCTCGATGACCGTCAATGCCAAAGTTCTGGAGAAGGCGCTTGAAAGCGCAATGAATATCGCCGATGTCGAAAAACAGGCCGCTGCGTTCAGGGAAGAGGTGTTTGCAAAAATGCTTGAACTGCGTGCCACCGGTGATGTTCTGGAAAAAATCATAGCAGCCAAATACTGGCCGCTGCCGACTTACAGGGAAATGCTTTTCGTCCTGTAA
- a CDS encoding P-II family nitrogen regulator has product MKKVEAIIKPFKLDEVKEALNEIGIQGITIGEVKGFGRQKGHTELYRGAEYVVDFIPKIKMEIIVSDEVVGKVVDAIEQAAKTGRIGDGKIFVTPVEEVVRIRTGERGEDAL; this is encoded by the coding sequence TTGAAAAAAGTCGAAGCAATCATAAAACCTTTCAAGCTTGATGAAGTGAAAGAAGCACTCAATGAGATCGGCATCCAGGGGATCACCATCGGTGAGGTGAAAGGCTTCGGTCGCCAGAAAGGGCATACCGAGCTCTACCGCGGCGCCGAGTACGTGGTCGATTTCATTCCCAAGATAAAGATGGAAATCATCGTATCCGACGAGGTCGTCGGCAAGGTTGTCGACGCCATCGAGCAGGCTGCGAAAACCGGGCGTATTGGCGACGGCAAGATCTTCGTAACTCCAGTGGAAGAAGTAGTTCGGATCAGGACCGGTGAGAGGGGCGAGGACGCTCTCTAA